From Companilactobacillus heilongjiangensis, one genomic window encodes:
- the truA gene encoding tRNA pseudouridine(38-40) synthase TruA, whose amino-acid sequence MTRYKLTIAYDGTKFHGFQRQNELRTVQGVMEKALTNMTKGKHVDVVGSGRTDAGVHAFGQVIHFDYPGEIPAENMLRALNSLMPLDVLVKNAEIVDENFHARFGVKKKTYQYRVDCGHYTDPFKRFYTGHYPYALSVDKIQIALKDLEGEHDFTSFAASGGVIENKVRTIYSATCVYNKNNDELVFEFTGNGFLYNMVRILVATLLEIGNGRRDVHDFLRLFQVKNRQEARGTAPASGLYLKEVFYE is encoded by the coding sequence ATGACAAGATACAAATTAACCATTGCTTACGATGGTACTAAGTTCCATGGTTTTCAGCGTCAAAATGAGTTAAGGACTGTTCAAGGCGTCATGGAAAAGGCTTTGACGAATATGACTAAAGGCAAACACGTGGATGTGGTCGGTTCTGGACGAACTGATGCGGGCGTACATGCTTTTGGACAAGTGATTCACTTTGATTACCCAGGTGAAATACCGGCAGAGAATATGTTACGAGCACTTAATTCACTCATGCCATTGGATGTTTTGGTAAAAAATGCAGAAATCGTTGACGAAAATTTTCACGCTCGATTTGGTGTTAAGAAAAAAACTTATCAATATCGTGTGGATTGTGGACATTATACAGATCCGTTCAAAAGGTTTTACACAGGGCACTATCCTTACGCTCTGTCTGTGGATAAAATTCAAATTGCGTTAAAAGATCTTGAGGGTGAACACGATTTCACGAGTTTTGCGGCATCGGGTGGAGTGATAGAAAATAAAGTTAGGACTATCTATTCTGCTACATGTGTGTATAATAAGAACAATGACGAATTAGTTTTCGAATTTACAGGCAATGGCTTCCTATATAATATGGTTAGAATCTTAGTTGCTACTCTGTTAGAGATTGGTAATGGGCGTAGGGATGTTCATGACTTCTTGAGGTTGTTCCAAGTGAAGAACCGCCAAGAGGCACGTGGCACAGCTCCGGCAAGTGGTCTATATTTAAAAGAAGTTTTTTACGAATAA